TGCGCAATGGCCGCCCGGCGGTTCTCTTCGCCCAGTGTTTCATTGGAGCTGAGGATGGTTTGCGCGCCCTGATCTTCGACCTGTCTGCGGGATTCGAGGATCTCGTCGGCGCGGCGGTTGATCTCGTTGTGGGTTTCTTCCGTTGCTGCTGTGCGGGCATTATCAGCTGCTTTCACCATGTCGCGGTACAGTGGCTTGCGGTCTTTCGGAGAGAAGTTTTTAGAGAGTTCCGCCACAACTTCTGCGATGAAAAGGTGGGCTTCTGCGTCGTCGGGGTTGTTGGCTACAGCCTGATTTGCAGCGCGCAGGGCTTCGGTGAGGTTGTTTTCAGCGCGGTAGGTTTCCGCCCGCTCAAAGTGTGAGGTTGAGGAACAGGAAAAAATAAACCCGAAGGCCATCACGAGGATGACCATTCGGGTTATTGCGAATGTGAGATTCACGTTGGATGTATAAAAATGTGGAAGTAAAAGTGAGAGATGCGATCGGGTGAAGATCAGAAGCCAGCGCGTTCAGCGGCTCTTTCGGCTTCTTCCTGCATTCCGAGGCGGGTGTAGAGCTGGAAGAGTTTCATCCAGTTGTCGGTTTCTTCCGGCTCAAGCTCAGCTGTTTTTTCGTAGAACGGCAGGGAAGCACGGAAGAAATCCATGGCCTGCTGCTCCATTTCGCTGAAGTCCATGTCGTCATCGAAGAGGTTGTTGATCTGATCGACGAGTGCGAGTCCGCGGTTTTCGTTGATGGCTCCCAGCGTGTAGGTGGTGTTAGGCTCGTTGGGTTCGAGCTCAAAGGCAATCATGAGCTGCTCTTCTGCGCGGTCTGCAATTGCAAAGCGGCGTTCATCCATCGCACGGATCTGATCCTGAACAGCGTCGATGCGGCTCTCTACATCGCGTACTGCGGCTGCGCTGGGGTTGCTCTGACGGGCAAGCTCACGGAACTCCTGATTGAGATCGAATAACTCATCATACATGGCGGCGACATCTTGCGTGAGGTTGAGGTATTCCTGATAAATCTGGGAACCGAAAACAAGACGGTACTGCGCATTGGATTCATCACGCGCGATAAGGTCTTCGAGAACAGCCATTGCCTGCTCTGTTTCACCCATGCGGAAGAAGATGTTGGCCTGCTCCTGGACAAAGAAGATTTCATCCGGGAATACTTCAGCGGCAACTTCGAGGATTTCCAGGGTGCCTTCGTTGTTTTCCTGAAGCATGAAGAAGTAGGTGAGGCGCTGATAGCGGCTGAGGTCGGGCTCGGCCGCCTGATCGATGGCTTCGCGCATGTATTTGGCAGCATTGTCCACATCATTTGACATGAAATAAAGCTCGGAAAGCGCGTCGAGGTTCATGGTGCTGTCAGGCATGACTGTGTGCGCGTTGTACACGTGCTGAATGGCGAGCTGAAGCACTTCCGGCGGGTTTTCGCCTTCGAAATCAATGCCGCTGATACCCTGTGAGTACTCGTCTCTCCAGCGGTTTACCAGCAAGGGAATAGCGGTTTGAGATTCATTTGAGCTGATTTCCTGCTCGGTAAAGAGTTCATCTGCGCGAAGCATGTTGGTACGTGCATTCTGCAGGGCGTCACGGCGCTGATCAACGGGCTGCTCTTCAGCGATCTCCAGCCATGCAGCGCCCTTGTAGTAAAAGGCGTCGGCATTTTCCGGATTTTCTTCCAGTGCCGCTTCCGCTGAGGCGATAACGCCCTGGAAGTCAGCATTGCGAAGGTTGAGTTTCGCAGATTCAATGTTCGGGTCACTCGCACAGGCCAGCATTATTGAGCCCAAAAGCGCGGCAATGACCGCTAATTTCACAGAAACTTTCATAATT
This genomic stretch from Cyclonatronum proteinivorum harbors:
- a CDS encoding tetratricopeptide repeat protein, whose translation is MKVSVKLAVIAALLGSIMLACASDPNIESAKLNLRNADFQGVIASAEAALEENPENADAFYYKGAAWLEIAEEQPVDQRRDALQNARTNMLRADELFTEQEISSNESQTAIPLLVNRWRDEYSQGISGIDFEGENPPEVLQLAIQHVYNAHTVMPDSTMNLDALSELYFMSNDVDNAAKYMREAIDQAAEPDLSRYQRLTYFFMLQENNEGTLEILEVAAEVFPDEIFFVQEQANIFFRMGETEQAMAVLEDLIARDESNAQYRLVFGSQIYQEYLNLTQDVAAMYDELFDLNQEFRELARQSNPSAAAVRDVESRIDAVQDQIRAMDERRFAIADRAEEQLMIAFELEPNEPNTTYTLGAINENRGLALVDQINNLFDDDMDFSEMEQQAMDFFRASLPFYEKTAELEPEETDNWMKLFQLYTRLGMQEEAERAAERAGF